One window from the genome of Emys orbicularis isolate rEmyOrb1 chromosome 10, rEmyOrb1.hap1, whole genome shotgun sequence encodes:
- the DEXI gene encoding dexamethasone-induced protein, whose product MPAAVSAHLDSLESWAFHALLVLPYMFYVGLFFVNVLILYYAFLMEYIVLNVGIVFLPEDMDQALVDLGVLSDPGSVLYDTDSELDVFDGYLE is encoded by the coding sequence ATGCCCGCCGCAGTTTCCGCACATCTGGATTCACTGGAATCTTGGGCCTTCCATGCGCTTCTGGTGCTGCCCTATATGTTTTACGTGGGCTTGTTCTTTGTCAATGTGCTGATTCTCTACTATGCCTTCCTGATGGAGTATATCGTCCTCAATGTAGGGATCGTGTTCCTGCCTGAAGACATGGACCAGGCTCTGGTGGATTTGGGGGTGCTGTCAGACCCTGGCTCGGTGCTCTATGACACGGACAGCGAGCTCGATGTGTTTGATGGGTATTTGGAATAA